From a single Dysidea avara chromosome 14, odDysAvar1.4, whole genome shotgun sequence genomic region:
- the LOC136244440 gene encoding uncharacterized protein isoform X3, translated as MWCTVPSAQDSEGMCFSTSRSQKTMEALVNIPAVSERSLRYDFSMSDTTVDSRIQLTVLDEAAKCNVGAWWWLKADGCDIVKGLKESTKLQWSGDVDLADGALQKQYKAYQQRLDVTKAMGLKRESRVQDLTTALSSLSKDLEFVQSELIKSNNVYSEKTVSPRKNEKEMVILAWKIKELTELNETGRQLFSEIKLLKDKIQRDNLETEGNIPSQLQSVRQRLVTLIKGVTRHQRVAASHILVFMISTEDRRKKPYAIPVQCMPYQGLTDSKVRDLANSIISEMAKRKMNVAGFTTDGEWNSLRTKGNSRPLSVFQIRADARSKYSHMSVKRMVEMITPIGANLDDVIEWLRLQTVPPGYEIHTWTEGKDETKAEKLCSILAQLEYSYQVNLFDSKGTPFKSHLYVTEVHPITGVGFCEREDEAHIFKRIGHSLRQGNSNLQLERFAEALHDPSAGLTYCALSGIRKQSVEDVDRLFGQSLIDWMERKGYCDEVAYLQVIHNWRRACDERGLTNDQRSTFNKNLLSFILDDLMPWHRNDGCDFSFLEVNRKVNNIRGFSRETLIALVANIESREWRRNFNIINGIPPEHPRASTTDDVECFF; from the exons ATGTGGTGTACAGTACCATCAGCTCAGGACTCAGAAGGAATGTGTTTTAGTACATCTCGGAGTCAGAAGACTATGGAG GCTTTGGTTAATATACCTGCTGTTTCAGAGAGGTCCTTGAGGTACGATTTTTCAATGAGTGACACGACAGTAGACTCTCGAATACAG CTAACAGTTCTTGATGAAGCTGCTAAATGTAATGTGGGGGCATGGTGGTGGTTAAAAGCAGACGGATGCGACATTGTTAAGGGACTGAAGGAATCCACCAAGCTCCAGTGGAGCGGAGATGTGGATTTAGCTGATGGAGCCCTTCAGAAGCAGTACAAAGCATACCAACAACGTTTAGACGTAACAAAGGCAATGGGGCTTAAGAGAGAAAGCAGAGTGCAGGATTTGACTACAGCTTTAAGCTCACTCAGTAAAGATCTGGAGTTTGTTCAATCTG AGTTGATCAAATCCAATAATGTATATTCAGAGAAAACTGTATCTCCAAGGAAGAACGAGAAGGAAATGGTAATTTTAGCCTGGAAAATCAAAGAGCTGACTGAGCTTAATGAGACAGGGAGGCAGTTGTTTAGTGAGATAAAACTTTTGAAAGATAAGATCCAGAGGGATAACCTAGAAACAGAAGGTAATATTCCAAGCCAGTTACAATCAGTACGGCAAAGGCTAGTCACTTTAATCAAGGGTGTGACTCGACATCAGCGTGTTGCAGCTTCACATATATTGGTCTTTATGATCAGCACAGAAGACAGAAGAAAGAAGCCATATGCTATTCCTGTGCAATGCATGCCTTACCAGGGATTGACTGACTCTAAAGTGCGTGATCTTGCCAATTCCATAATTAGTGAAATGGCCAAAAGAAAAATGAATGTAGCAG GATTTACGACTGATGGCGAGTGGAATTCGTTGCGCACTAAGGGAAACTCAAGACCATTGTCTGTGTTCCAGATTCGTGCTGATGCTAGGTCAAAGTACAGCCATATGAGTGTGAAGAGAATGGTCGAAATGATCACACCCATAG GTGCTAATTTGGATGATGTGATTGAATGGTTGAGGCTCCAAACAGTCCCGCCTGGTTATGAAATTCATACCTGGACAGAAG GGAAAGATGAGACCAAAGCTGAAAAGTTATGTTCGATTTTGGCACAGCTGGAGTATAGCTATCAAGTGAATTTATTTGATTCAAAAGGAACCCCCTTCAAGAGTCATCTTTACGTTACAGAAGTGCACCCTATTACAGGTGTAGGATTTTGTGAGCGTGAAGATGAAGCCCACATATTCAAG AGAATTGGTCACAGTTTGCGACAAGGCAATAGTAACTTACAGTTGGAGAGGTTTGCAGAAGCATTGCATGATCCATCTGCTGGACTTACTTATTGTGCACTTTCTGGCATCCGTAAGCAGAGTGTGGAAGATGTTGACCGATTATTTGGCCAGTCTCTGATTGATTGGATGGAACGGAAAGGCTACTGTGATGAAGTTGCATATCTACAAGTTATTCATAATTGGAGACGTGCATGTGATGAAAGGGGTCTGACCAATGATCAACGTAGTACATTCAATAAGAACCTTCTAAGCTTCATATTGGATGATCTTATGCCTTGGCATAGGAATGATGGCTGTGATTTCAGTTTTTTGGAAGTTAACCG GAAAGTCAACAACATCAGAGGTTTTAGTAGAGAAACTTTGATAGCTCTAGTAGCTAATATAGAGTCTCGGGAATGGAGAAGAAATTTCAACATCATAAATGGCATACCCCCTGAGCACCCAAGAGCAAGCACCACCGATGACGTGGAATGTTTTTTTTAG
- the LOC136244440 gene encoding uncharacterized protein isoform X2, producing MWCTVPSAQDSEGMCFSTSRSQKTMEALVNIPAVSERSLRYDFSMSDTTVDSRIQLTVLDEAAKCNVGAWWWLKADGCDIVKGLKESTKLQWSGDVDLADGALQKQYKAYQQRLDVTKAMGLKRESRVQDLTTALSSLSKDLEFVQSELIKSNNVYSEKTVSPRKNEKEMVILAWKIKELTELNETGRQLFSEIKLLKDKIQRDNLETEASHILVFMISTEDRRKKPYAIPVQCMPYQGLTDSKVRDLANSIISEMAKRKMNVAGFTTDGEWNSLRTKGNSRPLSVFQIRADARSKYSHMSVKRMVEMITPIDENGAITALLPNHAISPELLGDLNKWKSEGANLDDVIEWLRLQTVPPGYEIHTWTEGKDETKAEKLCSILAQLEYSYQVNLFDSKGTPFKSHLYVTEVHPITGVGFCEREDEAHIFKRIGHSLRQGNSNLQLERFAEALHDPSAGLTYCALSGIRKQSVEDVDRLFGQSLIDWMERKGYCDEVAYLQVIHNWRRACDERGLTNDQRSTFNKNLLSFILDDLMPWHRNDGCDFSFLEVNRKVNNIRGFSRETLIALVANIESREWRRNFNIINGIPPEHPRASTTDDVECFF from the exons ATGTGGTGTACAGTACCATCAGCTCAGGACTCAGAAGGAATGTGTTTTAGTACATCTCGGAGTCAGAAGACTATGGAG GCTTTGGTTAATATACCTGCTGTTTCAGAGAGGTCCTTGAGGTACGATTTTTCAATGAGTGACACGACAGTAGACTCTCGAATACAG CTAACAGTTCTTGATGAAGCTGCTAAATGTAATGTGGGGGCATGGTGGTGGTTAAAAGCAGACGGATGCGACATTGTTAAGGGACTGAAGGAATCCACCAAGCTCCAGTGGAGCGGAGATGTGGATTTAGCTGATGGAGCCCTTCAGAAGCAGTACAAAGCATACCAACAACGTTTAGACGTAACAAAGGCAATGGGGCTTAAGAGAGAAAGCAGAGTGCAGGATTTGACTACAGCTTTAAGCTCACTCAGTAAAGATCTGGAGTTTGTTCAATCTG AGTTGATCAAATCCAATAATGTATATTCAGAGAAAACTGTATCTCCAAGGAAGAACGAGAAGGAAATGGTAATTTTAGCCTGGAAAATCAAAGAGCTGACTGAGCTTAATGAGACAGGGAGGCAGTTGTTTAGTGAGATAAAACTTTTGAAAGATAAGATCCAGAGGGATAACCTAGAAACAGAAG CTTCACATATATTGGTCTTTATGATCAGCACAGAAGACAGAAGAAAGAAGCCATATGCTATTCCTGTGCAATGCATGCCTTACCAGGGATTGACTGACTCTAAAGTGCGTGATCTTGCCAATTCCATAATTAGTGAAATGGCCAAAAGAAAAATGAATGTAGCAG GATTTACGACTGATGGCGAGTGGAATTCGTTGCGCACTAAGGGAAACTCAAGACCATTGTCTGTGTTCCAGATTCGTGCTGATGCTAGGTCAAAGTACAGCCATATGAGTGTGAAGAGAATGGTCGAAATGATCACACCCATAG ATGAAAATGGAGCTATTACTGCTCTTCTCCCTAATCATGCTATCTCACCTGAACTTCTTGGTGATTTAAATAAATGGAAGTCTGAAGGTGCTAATTTGGATGATGTGATTGAATGGTTGAGGCTCCAAACAGTCCCGCCTGGTTATGAAATTCATACCTGGACAGAAG GGAAAGATGAGACCAAAGCTGAAAAGTTATGTTCGATTTTGGCACAGCTGGAGTATAGCTATCAAGTGAATTTATTTGATTCAAAAGGAACCCCCTTCAAGAGTCATCTTTACGTTACAGAAGTGCACCCTATTACAGGTGTAGGATTTTGTGAGCGTGAAGATGAAGCCCACATATTCAAG AGAATTGGTCACAGTTTGCGACAAGGCAATAGTAACTTACAGTTGGAGAGGTTTGCAGAAGCATTGCATGATCCATCTGCTGGACTTACTTATTGTGCACTTTCTGGCATCCGTAAGCAGAGTGTGGAAGATGTTGACCGATTATTTGGCCAGTCTCTGATTGATTGGATGGAACGGAAAGGCTACTGTGATGAAGTTGCATATCTACAAGTTATTCATAATTGGAGACGTGCATGTGATGAAAGGGGTCTGACCAATGATCAACGTAGTACATTCAATAAGAACCTTCTAAGCTTCATATTGGATGATCTTATGCCTTGGCATAGGAATGATGGCTGTGATTTCAGTTTTTTGGAAGTTAACCG GAAAGTCAACAACATCAGAGGTTTTAGTAGAGAAACTTTGATAGCTCTAGTAGCTAATATAGAGTCTCGGGAATGGAGAAGAAATTTCAACATCATAAATGGCATACCCCCTGAGCACCCAAGAGCAAGCACCACCGATGACGTGGAATGTTTTTTTTAG
- the LOC136244451 gene encoding uncharacterized protein isoform X2, whose product MAEAEGLCGEDGDHDDFVEITMLKKGDTIHYAVASFPVVKVELVEVKLQWEEYCKGLPPEIHVFDGFARSCPNIDHPLPAIAHVPFNYDCAFIINREEFGRSVDISPYMFFKHDDVFVLWQWTWLNDTPSMSPSPSPIPHSSSCTPYVISVSQTTSESEDDDIPAITHTVIFKCIGAHKETAYQDQLKLAKQKLQDGNPVVVKLNPEPQNPRDSKAIAFICKIDDGEWKRIGYVVKEAVDDVHTALNEKKILNVAFDWIRFKLYETPAWYAGIKITRNGEWSQRVLLSRSPS is encoded by the exons ATGGCCGAAGCAGAGGGGCTGTGTGGTGAAGACGGTGACCACGACGACTTTGTCGAAATAACGATGCTAAAGAAAGGAGACACCATCCACTACGCTGTTGCAAGCTTCCCAGTCGTTAAAGTCGAGCTGGTGGAGGTTAAACTACAGTGGGAAGAATATTGCAAAGGATTACCCCCTGAAATCCACGTTTTCGATGGGTTTGCTAGGAGCTGTCCGAATATTGATCATCCTTTGCCTGCTATTGCCCATGTGCCATTTAACTACGACTGTGCTTTTATAATTAAT AGAGAAGAATTTGGTAGATCTGTTGACATTAGTCCCTACATGTTCTTTAAACATGATGATGTGTTTGTATTGTGGCAGTGGACTTGGCTTAACGATACTCCTAGTATGTCCCCATCACCCTCACCAATCCCACACAGCAGCAGCTGTACTCCTTATGTCATTTCTGTATCACAGACCACCTCAGAATCAGAGGATGATGACATACCAGCCATCACTCATACTGTGATTTTTAAATGTATTGGGGCGCACAAAGAAACAGCATACCAGGACCAGTTAAAACTCGCCAAACAGAAACTTCAGGATGGAAATCCTGTTGTAGTTAAGTTGAACCCGGAGCCACAAAATCCTCGTGATTCAAAAGCTATAGCATTTATTTGTAAAATTGATGATGGAGAATGGAAAAGAATTGGATATGTTGTAAAAGAGGCAGTTGATGATGTTCATACAGCACTTAATGAAAAAAAGATTTTGAATGTAGCCTTTGATTGGATAAGGTTCAAACTTTATGAGACCCCTGCCTGGTATGCTGGAATAAAGATAACCAGGAATGGTGAATGGTCACAGCGAGTGCTACTCAGCCGTTCCCCCAGTTGA
- the LOC136244451 gene encoding uncharacterized protein isoform X1 has translation MAEAEGLCGEDGDHDDFVEITMLKKGDTIHYAVASFPVVKVELVEVKLQWEEYCKGLPPEIHVFDGFARSCPNIDHPLPAIAHVPFNYDCAFIINYTGQPVNTDLSRGTSPKRKKESHMREEFGRSVDISPYMFFKHDDVFVLWQWTWLNDTPSMSPSPSPIPHSSSCTPYVISVSQTTSESEDDDIPAITHTVIFKCIGAHKETAYQDQLKLAKQKLQDGNPVVVKLNPEPQNPRDSKAIAFICKIDDGEWKRIGYVVKEAVDDVHTALNEKKILNVAFDWIRFKLYETPAWYAGIKITRNGEWSQRVLLSRSPS, from the exons ATGGCCGAAGCAGAGGGGCTGTGTGGTGAAGACGGTGACCACGACGACTTTGTCGAAATAACGATGCTAAAGAAAGGAGACACCATCCACTACGCTGTTGCAAGCTTCCCAGTCGTTAAAGTCGAGCTGGTGGAGGTTAAACTACAGTGGGAAGAATATTGCAAAGGATTACCCCCTGAAATCCACGTTTTCGATGGGTTTGCTAGGAGCTGTCCGAATATTGATCATCCTTTGCCTGCTATTGCCCATGTGCCATTTAACTACGACTGTGCTTTTATAATTAAT tatactggacagcCAGTAAACACTGATTTGTCCAGGGGGACCAGCCCCAAGAGGAAGAAAGAATCACATATG AGAGAAGAATTTGGTAGATCTGTTGACATTAGTCCCTACATGTTCTTTAAACATGATGATGTGTTTGTATTGTGGCAGTGGACTTGGCTTAACGATACTCCTAGTATGTCCCCATCACCCTCACCAATCCCACACAGCAGCAGCTGTACTCCTTATGTCATTTCTGTATCACAGACCACCTCAGAATCAGAGGATGATGACATACCAGCCATCACTCATACTGTGATTTTTAAATGTATTGGGGCGCACAAAGAAACAGCATACCAGGACCAGTTAAAACTCGCCAAACAGAAACTTCAGGATGGAAATCCTGTTGTAGTTAAGTTGAACCCGGAGCCACAAAATCCTCGTGATTCAAAAGCTATAGCATTTATTTGTAAAATTGATGATGGAGAATGGAAAAGAATTGGATATGTTGTAAAAGAGGCAGTTGATGATGTTCATACAGCACTTAATGAAAAAAAGATTTTGAATGTAGCCTTTGATTGGATAAGGTTCAAACTTTATGAGACCCCTGCCTGGTATGCTGGAATAAAGATAACCAGGAATGGTGAATGGTCACAGCGAGTGCTACTCAGCCGTTCCCCCAGTTGA
- the LOC136244440 gene encoding uncharacterized protein isoform X1, which yields MWCTVPSAQDSEGMCFSTSRSQKTMEALVNIPAVSERSLRYDFSMSDTTVDSRIQLTVLDEAAKCNVGAWWWLKADGCDIVKGLKESTKLQWSGDVDLADGALQKQYKAYQQRLDVTKAMGLKRESRVQDLTTALSSLSKDLEFVQSELIKSNNVYSEKTVSPRKNEKEMVILAWKIKELTELNETGRQLFSEIKLLKDKIQRDNLETEGNIPSQLQSVRQRLVTLIKGVTRHQRVAASHILVFMISTEDRRKKPYAIPVQCMPYQGLTDSKVRDLANSIISEMAKRKMNVAGFTTDGEWNSLRTKGNSRPLSVFQIRADARSKYSHMSVKRMVEMITPIDENGAITALLPNHAISPELLGDLNKWKSEGANLDDVIEWLRLQTVPPGYEIHTWTEGKDETKAEKLCSILAQLEYSYQVNLFDSKGTPFKSHLYVTEVHPITGVGFCEREDEAHIFKRIGHSLRQGNSNLQLERFAEALHDPSAGLTYCALSGIRKQSVEDVDRLFGQSLIDWMERKGYCDEVAYLQVIHNWRRACDERGLTNDQRSTFNKNLLSFILDDLMPWHRNDGCDFSFLEVNRKVNNIRGFSRETLIALVANIESREWRRNFNIINGIPPEHPRASTTDDVECFF from the exons ATGTGGTGTACAGTACCATCAGCTCAGGACTCAGAAGGAATGTGTTTTAGTACATCTCGGAGTCAGAAGACTATGGAG GCTTTGGTTAATATACCTGCTGTTTCAGAGAGGTCCTTGAGGTACGATTTTTCAATGAGTGACACGACAGTAGACTCTCGAATACAG CTAACAGTTCTTGATGAAGCTGCTAAATGTAATGTGGGGGCATGGTGGTGGTTAAAAGCAGACGGATGCGACATTGTTAAGGGACTGAAGGAATCCACCAAGCTCCAGTGGAGCGGAGATGTGGATTTAGCTGATGGAGCCCTTCAGAAGCAGTACAAAGCATACCAACAACGTTTAGACGTAACAAAGGCAATGGGGCTTAAGAGAGAAAGCAGAGTGCAGGATTTGACTACAGCTTTAAGCTCACTCAGTAAAGATCTGGAGTTTGTTCAATCTG AGTTGATCAAATCCAATAATGTATATTCAGAGAAAACTGTATCTCCAAGGAAGAACGAGAAGGAAATGGTAATTTTAGCCTGGAAAATCAAAGAGCTGACTGAGCTTAATGAGACAGGGAGGCAGTTGTTTAGTGAGATAAAACTTTTGAAAGATAAGATCCAGAGGGATAACCTAGAAACAGAAGGTAATATTCCAAGCCAGTTACAATCAGTACGGCAAAGGCTAGTCACTTTAATCAAGGGTGTGACTCGACATCAGCGTGTTGCAGCTTCACATATATTGGTCTTTATGATCAGCACAGAAGACAGAAGAAAGAAGCCATATGCTATTCCTGTGCAATGCATGCCTTACCAGGGATTGACTGACTCTAAAGTGCGTGATCTTGCCAATTCCATAATTAGTGAAATGGCCAAAAGAAAAATGAATGTAGCAG GATTTACGACTGATGGCGAGTGGAATTCGTTGCGCACTAAGGGAAACTCAAGACCATTGTCTGTGTTCCAGATTCGTGCTGATGCTAGGTCAAAGTACAGCCATATGAGTGTGAAGAGAATGGTCGAAATGATCACACCCATAG ATGAAAATGGAGCTATTACTGCTCTTCTCCCTAATCATGCTATCTCACCTGAACTTCTTGGTGATTTAAATAAATGGAAGTCTGAAGGTGCTAATTTGGATGATGTGATTGAATGGTTGAGGCTCCAAACAGTCCCGCCTGGTTATGAAATTCATACCTGGACAGAAG GGAAAGATGAGACCAAAGCTGAAAAGTTATGTTCGATTTTGGCACAGCTGGAGTATAGCTATCAAGTGAATTTATTTGATTCAAAAGGAACCCCCTTCAAGAGTCATCTTTACGTTACAGAAGTGCACCCTATTACAGGTGTAGGATTTTGTGAGCGTGAAGATGAAGCCCACATATTCAAG AGAATTGGTCACAGTTTGCGACAAGGCAATAGTAACTTACAGTTGGAGAGGTTTGCAGAAGCATTGCATGATCCATCTGCTGGACTTACTTATTGTGCACTTTCTGGCATCCGTAAGCAGAGTGTGGAAGATGTTGACCGATTATTTGGCCAGTCTCTGATTGATTGGATGGAACGGAAAGGCTACTGTGATGAAGTTGCATATCTACAAGTTATTCATAATTGGAGACGTGCATGTGATGAAAGGGGTCTGACCAATGATCAACGTAGTACATTCAATAAGAACCTTCTAAGCTTCATATTGGATGATCTTATGCCTTGGCATAGGAATGATGGCTGTGATTTCAGTTTTTTGGAAGTTAACCG GAAAGTCAACAACATCAGAGGTTTTAGTAGAGAAACTTTGATAGCTCTAGTAGCTAATATAGAGTCTCGGGAATGGAGAAGAAATTTCAACATCATAAATGGCATACCCCCTGAGCACCCAAGAGCAAGCACCACCGATGACGTGGAATGTTTTTTTTAG